A single window of Candidatus Krumholzibacteriia bacterium DNA harbors:
- a CDS encoding asparaginase domain-containing protein, which translates to MSHPIRIFVTGGTFDKEYDERTGSLFFKDTHLRDMLELGRCRVPVEVRTLMMVDSLDMDDHDRELIINQCRKCELERIVITHGTDTMADTARALADAGIDGRTIVLTGAMIPFAFGSSDGLFNLGAALAFAESMPHGVYVAMNGRVFDARNVRKNRDIGEFEEIRA; encoded by the coding sequence ATGTCCCACCCCATCCGCATCTTCGTGACCGGCGGCACCTTCGACAAGGAGTACGACGAGCGCACGGGCAGCCTGTTCTTCAAGGACACCCACCTGCGCGACATGCTGGAACTCGGCCGCTGCCGGGTGCCGGTGGAGGTGCGCACGCTGATGATGGTCGACTCGCTCGACATGGACGACCACGATCGCGAGCTGATCATCAACCAGTGCCGCAAGTGCGAACTCGAGCGCATCGTGATCACGCACGGCACCGACACCATGGCCGATACCGCGCGTGCGCTGGCCGACGCGGGGATCGACGGACGGACGATCGTGCTCACCGGCGCGATGATCCCCTTCGCCTTCGGTTCGAGCGACGGGCTGTTCAACCTGGGTGCGGCGCTGGCCTTCGCGGAGTCGATGCCCCACGGCGTGTATGTCGCGATGAACGGGCGCGTGTTCGACGCGCGCAACGTGCGGAAGAACCGCGACATCGGGGAGTTCGAGGAGATCCGGGCGTGA
- a CDS encoding right-handed parallel beta-helix repeat-containing protein, producing MRVPLRRRALLLSLVAVVGCSDDDPDPLFPDPEPDPTRYVIPGDFSSIGEALRATTVGDTVLVGPGTYAERDLVVPRSVHLIGAGADRVVIDATGLGGGSWPVVQTSDRIQDGRPARIRGLRVRGDTQVLLSAGDGDHVFVDACVFESSTQGVRIDAPRSFAQAVFDSCVFRDVEAEQGAAALAVRGYADVVVRQCTFRDNRGESGPALRLDATLGTVQVLGSTFVDNQTDDTIAPEAAVGGAVVAHRVQDLEFRSCTFENNVSRTGGGAVFVRRARQVLVDGGTFRGNRGGSDGGAMRIDDVSRFVLADVDLFDNEARHGGALHLRDTRAFVNWCVFARNGVSIDTEGDSSGGAIRLDQNVRIDVDASIFHANRARGFAGRADEEGGGSSLYSTSSDLLTNVLALNGSALVHAPEGEPLGGAFAELLVRTTNVFGNVDGDWVGLLAEFEGVGGNTSVEPDFCAPEADDFEPCGS from the coding sequence ATGCGCGTCCCCCTGCGCCGCCGCGCGCTCCTCCTGTCGTTGGTCGCGGTCGTCGGGTGCTCCGACGACGATCCCGATCCCCTGTTCCCGGATCCGGAGCCGGATCCCACGCGGTACGTGATCCCCGGCGACTTCTCGTCGATCGGCGAGGCCCTCCGCGCGACCACGGTGGGCGACACGGTACTCGTGGGGCCTGGCACCTACGCCGAGCGCGACCTCGTCGTGCCGCGCTCGGTGCACCTGATCGGTGCAGGCGCCGATCGCGTGGTGATCGACGCCACCGGACTGGGTGGCGGGTCGTGGCCGGTCGTCCAGACCAGCGATCGGATCCAGGACGGTCGGCCCGCCCGGATTCGCGGCCTCCGCGTCCGGGGGGACACGCAGGTCCTGTTGTCGGCCGGCGACGGGGATCACGTATTCGTCGACGCCTGCGTGTTCGAGTCCTCGACGCAGGGGGTGCGCATCGACGCGCCCCGCTCCTTCGCCCAGGCCGTGTTCGATTCGTGCGTCTTCCGCGACGTCGAGGCGGAGCAGGGTGCCGCGGCGTTGGCCGTGAGGGGCTACGCCGACGTCGTCGTCCGCCAGTGCACGTTCCGAGACAACCGCGGAGAAAGCGGACCGGCTCTTCGTCTGGACGCGACGCTCGGCACCGTCCAGGTCCTGGGATCGACGTTCGTCGACAACCAGACCGACGACACCATCGCCCCCGAGGCCGCCGTCGGCGGCGCCGTGGTCGCCCACCGGGTGCAGGACCTCGAATTCAGGAGCTGCACCTTCGAGAACAACGTCAGCCGCACAGGTGGGGGCGCCGTCTTCGTGCGACGGGCCCGCCAGGTGCTGGTGGACGGAGGCACGTTCCGCGGCAACCGTGGCGGATCCGACGGCGGAGCGATGCGGATCGACGATGTGTCGCGGTTCGTGCTGGCCGACGTCGATCTCTTCGACAACGAAGCCCGCCACGGGGGCGCGCTCCATCTGCGGGACACGCGTGCCTTCGTGAACTGGTGCGTCTTCGCACGCAACGGCGTGTCGATCGACACCGAAGGCGACAGCAGCGGTGGTGCGATCCGTCTCGACCAGAACGTCCGCATCGACGTCGACGCGTCGATCTTCCACGCGAACCGGGCCCGAGGCTTCGCCGGACGCGCCGACGAGGAAGGCGGGGGATCGAGTCTGTATTCCACGTCGTCGGATCTCCTCACGAACGTTCTCGCCCTGAATGGCAGTGCACTGGTGCACGCGCCCGAGGGCGAGCCGCTCGGAGGAGCCTTCGCCGAACTGCTGGTGCGCACGACGAACGTGTTCGGCAACGTCGACGGCGACTGGGTGGGGCTCCTGGCGGAGTTCGAGGGGGTCGGCGGCAACACGTCGGTCGAGCCGGACTTCTGCGCGCCGGAGGCGGACGACTTCGAACCCTGCGGGTCGTAG